One region of Primulina tabacum isolate GXHZ01 chromosome 1, ASM2559414v2, whole genome shotgun sequence genomic DNA includes:
- the LOC142541990 gene encoding zinc finger CCCH domain-containing protein 19-like: MEEEDLGIEETEIGGRKYLFPVLGGLNVNVGGETTEMKFLEEVAEGQVVSENHVTAESEIMEVAVTVAEVDGPHVVGEHVLEIKADQVCERVDAVNVGKDVTGAGDALLFSEWQVEAGGDEISVDQRVGEEEVMFLMPSVDSKVEPVVVDVTETVSCPESRTFGDGNDFLEDREGMEPWNDKSGKELEGKMSEEKFKEPGLAEVDSLTLENESDLMMADDANHVEKIELAANYLAVQTVEKFSDVEVEKVSSLITEETPIADFKNGMELITEVNPNIVNSGENVQVHQLGDMEYAGVDARDELAKSKQLTAEEDMMHDTKMVEFENTSVEVENDFKLDEHATVVENRDDAIVHEDLVAGNCRIETVEELDSDMTRSDVAEVRMEDAEVKTGTAVDVMADETPREDTKFETKITSSSTGDPREGMNDSSAGILDENNDTPTAEEMRTQDTEMETETDMVESGKEFGGKRKRGKVSKSPSNAKYTGKASSRKITEEDVCFICFDGGELVLCDRRGCPKAYHPTCVNRDEAFFRAKGRWNCGWHMCSICEKNALFMCYTCTFSLCKKCSKDAVILCVRGNKGFCETCMKTVMLIENNEQGSNDALTSFDDKGSWEYLFKDYYTELKSKLSLSSVEVAEAKNPWKGKDTFSGPSKQESLDSQADDIDEGSGSEESVETLKTINSKRKKKGKKSKSLAKEKDLVSAGVATGGKGLASSANSGWASKELLELVSHMKNGDTSVLSQFDVQGLLLEYIKRNKLRDPRRKSQIICDARLEVLFGKPRVGHFEMLKLLESHFLIRDEQNDDVEGSIVDTENNQLDMAGNTDHLTKGVKDRKHKTRKKGGLREPQSNLDDYAAIDMHNISLIYLRRKLMEDLLEDVEKFHDKVIGMFVRIRISGSSQKQDLYRLVQVVGTSKAAEPYKIGKKSTNIVLEILNLDKTEVTSIDTISNQDFTEEECKRLRQSIKCGLISRLTVGEILDKTMEIQEARVNDWLESETLRLSHLRDRASDLGRRKELRECVEKLQVLKTPEERRRKLKEIAEIHADPKMDPSYESDENDHEAEDSRRDNFLRSRGSSFIRRERGLISPGSDSSARGGAGKVSTKNRELSRNLSGNNFSGNATHSGEMVNEISRNLEGRKDAQDFKYLENLNYNSDSADRGKRNVSRSESLTGVSSVTSDASLQVRIAETSTMINETEKMWHYQDPSGKVQGPFSMVQLRKWSNTGYFPTDLKIWKTADKQEDSILMADALEGKFKKEKPIVDNIFPSANTLHSLPISANHFDQASGTSLLHLKNRTSVDQSSVSSTKLSSEKWIGNDITNLPSPTPKQSNVGWTGGEGGGLVNYNPSRSVERTNIGTLSVADASVLNAIIQSSTAFSPTPNSQQGFQVGPANSLGFQSTTSEPHAIQMHGHQSTMVHQVVSQSPLTDTQVMGGSAQPQPQPQPQPQPPNYGWVAPNVQNYAANFSNLNTNAAAQPEYQRPAQSIQPNIYSTAVSDATNTGWGTPHANASMGCGNPAPANSNTYMGPPIQPTVNTNSGWLAPTGNAGANVPGQVQALGPSWVAAGSSRFNTWEWVGPTKC; encoded by the exons ATGGAAGAGGAAGATCTGGGAATTGAAGAAACCGAGATTGGAGGAAGAAAATATCTTTTTCCTGTATTAGGTGGATTGAATGTGAATGTTGGCGGAGAAACCACTGAAATGAAGTTTTTAGAGGAGGTGGCAGAAGGACAGGTTGTTTCGGAGAATCATGTGACGGCAGAGTCGGAAATCATGGAGGTGGCCGTAACGGTAGCGGAGGTGGACGGACCACATGTGGTTGGGGAACACGTGCTAGAAATAAAAGCAGACCAAGTATGTGAGCGAGTGGATGCTGTTAACGTGGGAAAGGATGTAACTGGTGCAGGGGATGCGCTACTGTTTTCTGAGTGGCAGGTGGAGGCGGGAGGGGATGAAATTTCGGTGGACCAACGAGTTGGAGAGGAAGAAGTTATGTTCCTAATGCCCTCTGTTGATTCCAAGGTGGAACCCGTTGTTGTTGACGTAACTGAAACTGTTTCGTGTCCCGAGTCCCGGACATTTGGGGACGGCAATGATTTTCTAGAAGACAGGGAGGGGATGGAACCATGGAATGATAAATCAGGAAAGGAGTTGGAGGGGAAGATGAGTGAAGAGAAGTTTAAAGAACCGGGACTAGCAGAGGTGGACAGTCTGACATTAGAAAACGAATCAGATTTAATGATGGCAGATGATGCAAATCATGTGGAGAAGATTGAATTAGCTGCTAATTATTTGGCGGTTCAGACAGTGGAAAAATTTTCTGATGTTGAAGTGGAAAAGGTTAGCTCTTTGATCACTGAGGAGACGCCCATCGCAGATTTTAAAAATGGTATGGAGCTAATAACTGAGGTGAACCCCAATATTGTTAATTCCGGAGAAAATGTACAGGTTCATCAACTAGGTGATATGGAATATGCTGGTGTTGATGCTAGAGATGAGCTTGCCAAGAGTAAACAGTTAACTGCTGAGGAGGATATGATGCACGATACGAAGATGGTGGAATTTGAGAACACGAGTGTGgaagttgaaaatgatttcaAGTTAGATGAGCATGCCACTGTGGTGGAAAATAGGGATGACGCAATAGTACATGAGGATCTTGTTGCAGGAAACTGTAGAATTGAAACAGTGGAGGAATTGGATTCAGACATGACTAGGAGTGATGTAGCTGAGGTTCGTATGGAAGATGCTGAAGTAAAAACAGGGACAGCAGTGGATGTGATGGCTGACGAAACTCCACGCGAAGACACAAAGTTTGAGACAAAGATAACTAGTAGCTCCACGGGTGATCCTCGTGAGGGGATGAATGATTCGTCAGCTGGAATACTAGATGAAAACAATGATACACCTACGGCCGAGGAGATGAGAACTCAAGACACTGAAATGGAGACAGAAACAGACATGGTTGAATCCGGGAAAGAATTCGGAGGCAAGCGGAAGAGAGGAAAGGTTTCTAAAAGTCCTTCGAATGCTAAATACACAGGAAAGGCCTCATCTAGGAAGATAACTGAAGAAGACGTTTGCTTCATTTGCTTTGATGGTGGGGAGCTCGTGTTGTGTGATCGGAG AGGTTGCCCAAAGGCATATCATCCAACCTGTGTTAATCGAGATGAAGCTTTTTTCAGGGCAAAGGGTCGATGGAACTGTG GCTGGCATATGTGTAGCATTTGCGAGAAGAATGCCCTCTTTATGTGCTATACATGTACATTCTCCTTGTGCAAGAAATGTAGTAAAGATGCGGTTATCCTGTGTGTCAGAGGAAATAAAGGTTTCTGTGAGACCTGCATGAAAACTGTCATGCTAATTGAGAACAATGAACAAGGAAGCAATGAT GCTCTAACAAGTTTCGATGATAAAGGTAGCTGGGAGTATCTCTTCAAGGATTACTATACCGAATTGAAATCTAAGCTGTCACTTTCGTCTGTTGAGGTCGCAGAGGCTAAAAACCCGTGGAAGGGAAAGGATACGTTTTCTGGTCCCAGTAAACAAGAATCATTAGATAGCCAGGCTGATGACATTGATGAAGGATCTGGTTCAGAAGAGTCTGTTGAGACTTTGAAAACTATCAAttctaaaagaaaaaagaaagggAAAAAATCGAAATCCCTAGCCAAAGAAAAGGATTTGGTGAGTGCAGGTGTTGCAACTGGTGGCAAAGGGCTTGCATCATCAGCCAACTCTGGGTGGGCATCAAAAGAGCTACTTGAACTTGTTTCACACATGAAAAATGGTGACACATCTGTGCTCTCCCAGTTTGATGTACAAGGTCTTTTGCTCGAGTATATAAAAAGAAACAAACTACGTGATCCTCGCCGGAAAAGTCAAATTATATGTGATGCAAGACTTGAAGTTTTATTTGGGAAACCTCGAGTTGGGCATTTTGAAATGTTAAAACTTCTGGAATCTCATTTTCTTATTAGAGACGAGCAGAATGatgatgttgaaggaagtaTTGTTGACACCGAAAATAACCAGTTAGATATGGCGGGCAATACTGACCATCTGACCAAGGGTGTGAAAGATAGGAAACACAAAACACGCAAAAAAGGTGGTCTTCGGGAGCCACAGTCTAATCTTGATGATTATGCAGCTATTGACATGCACAACATTAGCTTAATTTACCTGCGAAGAAAATTGATGGAGGACTTGCTTGAGGATGTGGAGAAGTTTCATGATAAAGTCATTGGGATGTTTGTTCGGATAAGGATTTCTGGTAGTAGTCAAAAACAAGACCTGTATAGATTAGTACAAGTTGTAG GCACAAGCAAGGCAGCGGAACCATACAAAATTGGTAAAAAGTCCACCAACATTGTGTTGGAGATACTAAATCTAGACAAGACTGAAGTCACATCAATCGATACAATCTCAAATCAGGATTTCACTGAG GAGGAATGCAAGCGTCTGCGCCAGAGTATCAAGTGTGGACTGATCAGTAGGCTGACTGTG GGTGAAATTCTTGACAAGACCATGGAAATTCAGGAGGCCAGAGTTAATGAT TGGCTGGAGTCAGAAACTTTGCGGCTCAGTCATCTTCGTGATCGAGCAAGTGATTTAGGACGTCGGAAAGA GCTCAGAGAGTGTGTGGAAAAGTTACAAGTTTTGAAGACCCCTGAAGAGCGTCGTCGCAAACTGAAGGAAATTGCTGAAATACATGCCGATCCGAAGATGGATCCAAGTTATGAATCTGATGAAAATGACCATGAAGCTGAAGACAGTAGACGAG ATAATTTCCTGAGATCTAGAGGTTCCAGTTTTATCAGGAGAGAAAGGGGCCTAATCTCACCTGGAAGCGACTCTTCTGCAAGGGGTGGTGCAGGAAAAGTTTCAACCAAGAACAGGGAATTGAGTAGAAACTTGTCCggtaataatttttctggtaatGCTACTCATAGTGGTGAGATGGTAAATGAAATTTCTCGAAATTTGGAAGGCCGAAAAGATGCACAAGATTTCAAATATTTGGAGAACCTGAATTATAATTCTGATTCTGCCGACAGAGGTAAGCGCAATGTGTCCCGAAGTGAATCACTGACTGGTGTTTCATCAGTAACCTCAGATGCATCTCTCCAAGTTAGGATTGCAGAAACTTCAACTATGATAAATGAAACAGAAAAGATGTGGCATTATCAAGATCCTTCTGGAAAAGTTCAAGGGCCCTTTTCTATGGTGCAATTACGTAAATGGAGCAACACAGGTTACTTTCCTACTGATCTGAAGATCTGGAAAACTGCTGACAAGCAAGAAGACTCCATACTTATGGCTGATGCACTGGAAGGTAAGTTCAAGAAAGAGAAACCAATTGTTGACAATATTTTTCCATCAGCTAATACCCTCCATAGTCTACCCATCTCGGCCAACCATTTTGATCAGGCTTCTGGAACATCCTTACTCCATCTTAAGAATAGAACTAGTGTTGATCAAAGTTCAGTGTCAAGCACGAAATTGTCTTCTGAAAAATGGATTGGAAATGATATAACCAACTTACCATCTCCTACTCCTAAGCAAAGTAATGTGGGGTGGACCGGAGGAGAAGGTGGTGGTCTCGTCAATTATAATCCATCGCGTAGTGTTGAGAGAACTAATATTGGGACTCTTTCTGTCGCTGACGCATCGGTTTTGAATGCTATTATCCAGTCTAGCACCGCTTTTAGCCCGACACCTAATTCACAACAAGGATTTCAGGTGGGTCCGGCAAATTCTTTGGGTTTTCAGTCGACCACAAGTGAACCACATGCAATACAGATGCATGGCCATCAGTCGACCATGGTCCACCAAGTTGTCAGTCAAAGTCCTTTAACTGATACTCAGGTTATGGGTGGCTCTGCTCAGCCTCAGCCTCAGCCTCAGCCTCAGCCTCAGCCTCCTAATTATGGTTGGGTTGCTCCGAACGTGCAGAATTATGCAGCAAATTTCTCAAATTTAAATACCAATGCCGCAGCTCAACCTGAATATCAGAGACCAGCTCAAAGTATTCAACCAAACATATATTCTACTGCCGTATCCGATGCTACTAACACTGGCTGGGGTACTCCACATGCGAACGCTAGCATGGGATGCGGGAATCCAGCACCGGCAAACTCAAATACGTACATGGGACCACCTATCCAACCCACAGTCAACACAAATTCTGGCTGGCTTGCTCCCACTGGAAATGCAGGGGCTAATGTTCCAGGACAGGTGCAGGCTCTGGGCCCCAGTTGGGTAGCTGCCGGCAGTTCAAGGTTCAATACCTGGGAATGGGTGGGGCCCACCAAGTGCTAA